A segment of the Desulfofundulus kuznetsovii DSM 6115 genome:
TTGAAGAAAGGGGTGTTGGGTTATGATGCACATGCCTGTTAGCGGTGTGGATATGGCCTGGTGGCCGCTACTGCTGATTGGCTTTACCGTCGGGGTGGTGGGAGGCTTCTTCGGCATCGGCGGCGCCTGGATGGTCACGCCGGCATTAAACATCTTCGGTTTCCCCATGATTTATGCGGTGGGCACCGACATGACCCACCTGGTGGGTAAATCCATTATAGCCACCTTCAGACACTGGAAATTCGGCCACGTCAGTGCAATTATAGCGGTCGTGATGCTCATCGGCACCTTCTCCGGCATTGAAACCGGCGCCCAAGTTCTCCTCTGGCTCACGAAAAAGGGAATTGCCGGAAGTGTGGTGCGTTACATCTACATGGTGTTGTTGGCCTCCATCGGTATTTTTATGCTTTCGGAATACCTGCGGGTAAGAAAGCTGGAAAAGGAAGCGGGCAAGCAGGTTAAAGACGTCGTCGGCACCGCCTGGTCCCGCTGGATCCAGGACACCCTCAACATCTGGCCTACCTTCTACTGCCCTGTAGCCAGGATGCGCGTCTCCATGTGGGCCATTCTCTTCGTGGGCGTAGTCACCGGTTTTGTAGCCGGTATCCTCGGGGTTGGCGGCGGTATCCTGCGAGTACCTGCGCTGATTTATTTGATGGGTGTACCGACAAAGATTGCCGTGGGTACCGACCTGTTTGAGGTTATGTTCTCGGGAGCTTACGGCGCCTTTACGTACAGCTTGAAGGGCGGTGTGGAACTGGTTGCCGCAGTAATCATGCTTCTGGGAGCCAGCGTGGGTGCCCAGTTAGGTACTGTTTGTACCAAGTATGTGTACGGCATCACCATCCGCTTGGTCTTCTCAATTGCTACCTTCTTTGC
Coding sequences within it:
- a CDS encoding sulfite exporter TauE/SafE family protein, whose translation is MMHMPVSGVDMAWWPLLLIGFTVGVVGGFFGIGGAWMVTPALNIFGFPMIYAVGTDMTHLVGKSIIATFRHWKFGHVSAIIAVVMLIGTFSGIETGAQVLLWLTKKGIAGSVVRYIYMVLLASIGIFMLSEYLRVRKLEKEAGKQVKDVVGTAWSRWIQDTLNIWPTFYCPVARMRVSMWAILFVGVVTGFVAGILGVGGGILRVPALIYLMGVPTKIAVGTDLFEVMFSGAYGAFTYSLKGGVELVAAVIMLLGASVGAQLGTVCTKYVYGITIRLVFSIATFFACTSVILKEISSRCAAVYKKPFEAFLAEQGLTPAEISAIYAKKSAVYHYMVEVANKPDWWAAYTKYYLWNQAGGIMILTAAVGITAYILIQLYLGVAREVKEKRLREQEAAKMKA